Below is a window of Hyphomonas neptunium ATCC 15444 DNA.
AAACCGCTGACCTGTCGGGGGCAAACTGCACCGGCACAATTCTGGACCGCGCCAATCTGCGTGGCACCATCTTCGACGGCGCAAACCTGTCGGAAGCCAGCTTCAACGGCGCAGACCTTTCCGGCGCCTCCTTCCGCGATGCGCGGCTGCCTGGCGCAGACCTCTCAGGTGTCACTGGCTCCGAATCGGCAGATTTCGCCGGAGCTTGCGGTTCGCTGTCGACGCGCCTTCCGGCGGATGTGACCCTGCCGCTTTGCGATGCACCGGATTTCATCGGCAAAGACTGAGCGGCCGCTGAATTCTCCACAAAACAAAACCGCCGGGCTGATCACCCGCCGGTTCGTTTTTGGTGTGCGGGCAAGCCTCAGGGCTGCGGCTTGACCACGGGCGCAAGGCGGATGTTCAGCTCTTTCAGCTGGCGTTCATCCACCGGGCTCGGCGCGCCCATCAACAGATCACGCGCCTGCTGGTTCATCGGGAAGAGGATCACGTCGCGCAGCGAGTCGGTTTCGGCCAACAGCATGACGATCCGGTCAACGCCTGGAGCGATGCCGCCATGCGGCGGGGCGCCATAGCGGAATGCGTTGAGCATGCCACCAAACTTCGCCTCAACCACTTCCGGGCCGTAGCCAGCAAGTTCGAAGGCTTTCAGCATCACTTCCGGGCGGTGGTTCCGGATGGCGCCGGAGGAAAGCTCCACGCCGTTACAGACGATGTCGTACTGGAAGGCCTTGAGATCCAGCTGTTTCTCAACCGTATCGGCAGCCAGAAGCGCTTCCATGCCGCCCTGGGGCATCGAGAACGGGTTGTGGCTGAAGTCGACCTTCTTGTTGTCTTCGTCCCACTCATACATCGGGAAATCGACAATCCAGCAGAAGCGGAAGACGCCCGGCTCGATGATGCCGAGTTCCTCGCCCACGCGAATACGCGCCTGGCCTTGCAGCCTGACTGCGGCGGTCTTGTCACCAGCGGAGAAGAAGAGGGCGTCGCCCGCCTTCACGCCGGCTTTTTCGGCCAGAGCGGCCAGAGCGGCCGGCTCGAAGAATTTCGCAATGGGGCCGGTGGCCGTCAGCGCGCCGTTCTCTTCCACAAAGCGCATATAGCCGAGGCCGGGCGCCTGCATTTCCTTCTTCGCCCACGCGTCCATCTTGTCGAAGAACGAGCGCGGCTGGTCGCCGGAGTTCGGCGCGGGAATGGCGCGCACGATGCCGCCGCCGCCGACAATCTTCTTGAACACGGCGAGCGTCACGTCGTCCCGCATCATGATGTCGGAGACATCCGAGCAGAGGATCGGGTTGCGCAGGTCAGGCTTGTCGACGCCGTATTTCAGCATCGCTTCGGCGTAAGGGATGTGCACGAACGGG
It encodes the following:
- the aspS gene encoding aspartate--tRNA ligase, with product MHAYRTHTCGELRKSHVGETVKISGWLHRRRDHGGVMFIDLRDHYGLTQIVFNPGSPGFATVERLRAESVITVEGKVVARDAELVNANLGTGEIEVVGGAVSVQSEAAELPMPVFGDHSYPEEIRLKHRYLDLRREQLHKNMVLRSQVIASLRRRMVAEGFTEYQTPILTASSPEGARDFLVPSRLHPGEFYALPQAPQQFKQLLMVSGFDRYFQIAPCFRDEDARADRSPGEFYQLDIEMSFVTQEDVFNSIEPVMRGVFEEFADWEGKGRKVAEGPFVHIPYAEAMLKYGVDKPDLRNPILCSDVSDIMMRDDVTLAVFKKIVGGGGIVRAIPAPNSGDQPRSFFDKMDAWAKKEMQAPGLGYMRFVEENGALTATGPIAKFFEPAALAALAEKAGVKAGDALFFSAGDKTAAVRLQGQARIRVGEELGIIEPGVFRFCWIVDFPMYEWDEDNKKVDFSHNPFSMPQGGMEALLAADTVEKQLDLKAFQYDIVCNGVELSSGAIRNHRPEVMLKAFELAGYGPEVVEAKFGGMLNAFRYGAPPHGGIAPGVDRIVMLLAETDSLRDVILFPMNQQARDLLMGAPSPVDERQLKELNIRLAPVVKPQP